One genomic region from Gemmatimonadota bacterium encodes:
- the tuf gene encoding elongation factor Tu has product MAKAKFERTKPHVNVGTIGHVDHGKTTLTAAITTIQAAKGLASKVAFDQIDKAPEERERGITIATAHVEYESDKRHYAHVDCPGHADYVKNMITGAAQMDGAILVVSAADGPMPQTREHILLARQVNVPYVVVFMNKVDMVDDPELLELVELEVRELLSQYNFPGDETPIIKGSALKALESGDPNSEYGKKIGELMDVLDSYIPEPKRDVDKPFLMPVEDVFSITGRGTVATGRIERGKVKVGEEVALVGFNSDKKTVVTGVEMFRKLLDDGQAGDNVGLLLRGVGKEDIERGMVLSKPGSITPHTKFQAEVYVLTKEEGGRHTPFFKGYRPQFYFRTTDVTGSVELPEGMEMVMPGDNVQMTIELITPIAMDEGLRFAIREGGRTVGAGVVAKILQ; this is encoded by the coding sequence ATGGCGAAGGCGAAATTTGAGCGGACGAAGCCGCACGTAAACGTTGGCACGATCGGTCACGTGGATCACGGCAAGACGACGCTGACGGCGGCGATCACGACGATTCAGGCAGCCAAGGGTCTGGCATCCAAGGTCGCCTTCGACCAGATCGACAAGGCACCGGAAGAGCGCGAGCGCGGCATTACGATCGCGACGGCTCACGTGGAGTACGAGTCGGACAAGCGGCACTATGCGCACGTGGACTGCCCGGGCCACGCCGACTACGTGAAGAACATGATCACCGGAGCGGCCCAGATGGATGGCGCCATCCTGGTGGTCTCTGCGGCCGACGGCCCGATGCCCCAGACGAGAGAGCACATCCTGCTCGCCCGTCAGGTGAACGTGCCCTACGTGGTCGTCTTCATGAACAAGGTGGACATGGTGGACGACCCGGAGTTGCTGGAGCTGGTCGAGCTCGAGGTTCGTGAGCTCCTCTCGCAGTACAACTTCCCGGGCGACGAGACGCCGATCATCAAGGGCTCGGCCTTGAAGGCACTGGAGTCGGGTGATCCGAATAGCGAGTACGGCAAGAAGATCGGCGAGCTGATGGACGTTCTGGATTCCTATATCCCGGAGCCCAAGCGTGACGTCGACAAGCCGTTCCTGATGCCTGTCGAGGACGTGTTCTCGATCACGGGTCGTGGCACGGTTGCGACGGGTCGTATCGAGCGCGGCAAGGTTAAGGTGGGCGAGGAAGTGGCGTTGGTGGGCTTCAACTCGGACAAGAAGACGGTAGTGACCGGAGTTGAGATGTTCCGGAAGCTTCTGGACGACGGTCAGGCCGGCGACAACGTGGGTCTGCTGCTCCGAGGCGTGGGCAAGGAAGACATCGAGCGCGGGATGGTGTTGTCCAAGCCGGGCTCGATCACGCCGCACACGAAGTTTCAGGCCGAGGTGTACGTGTTGACCAAGGAAGAGGGTGGCAGACATACGCCGTTCTTCAAGGGTTACCGTCCGCAGTTCTACTTCCGCACGACTGACGTGACGGGGAGTGTGGAGCTGCCCGAGGGTATGGAGATGGTGATGCCGGGCGACAACGTCCAGATGACGATCGAGCTGATAACGCCGATCGCGATGGACGAGGGGCTCAGGTTCGCCATCCGCGAGGGCGGCCGCACCGTCGGTGCCGGCGTCGTCGCTAAAATTCTGCAATAA
- the rpsJ gene encoding 30S ribosomal protein S10, producing MAGKIRIRLKAFDHAVIDQASADIVRTAEKTGASVSGPIPLPTKTQRWTVLRSPHVDKKSREQFELKTHKRLIDILDSKAQTVDALTKLDLPAGVDVEIKVE from the coding sequence ATGGCTGGCAAAATTCGCATTCGGCTCAAGGCTTTCGATCACGCGGTGATCGATCAGGCATCGGCTGACATCGTACGCACCGCCGAGAAGACCGGTGCGTCGGTTTCAGGACCGATTCCGCTTCCGACCAAGACGCAGCGCTGGACGGTTCTCCGTTCTCCGCACGTCGACAAGAAGTCGCGCGAGCAGTTCGAGCTGAAGACGCACAAGCGCCTCATCGATATTCTCGATTCGAAGGCGCAGACTGTTGACGCGCTTACGAAGCTGGATCTGCCGGCTGGTGTGGACGTCGAGATCAAGGTCGAGTAG
- the rpsS gene encoding 30S ribosomal protein S19, whose protein sequence is MGRSVRKGPFVHESLMSKVDAMNGRNEKKVMKTWSRASTILPDFVGHTFAVHNGNKFIPVYVTENMVGHKLGEFSPTRLFRGHTGNKATDKKAAGVPAKGGK, encoded by the coding sequence ATGGGACGTAGTGTTCGCAAGGGTCCGTTCGTACACGAATCGCTTATGTCGAAAGTCGACGCGATGAACGGCCGCAATGAGAAGAAGGTCATGAAGACGTGGTCGCGCGCGAGCACGATCCTTCCTGACTTCGTTGGGCACACATTCGCGGTGCACAACGGCAACAAGTTCATCCCGGTCTATGTGACGGAGAACATGGTTGGGCACAAGCTTGGCGAGTTCTCGCCGACGCGGCTCTTCCGTGGTCATACCGGTAACAAGGCGACGGACAAGAAGGCGGCGGGCGTGCCGGCCAAGGGTGGCAAGTAA
- a CDS encoding alkaline phosphatase family protein translates to MLSRLIRNAVTGGTCALSVLMPAPRTYHPPPIKHVFIIVLENQSFETTFGADTQIPYLADSMTKAGAFLRQYYGTGHLSLDNYITMISGLAPNPATQADCGRYVEFVETGMAPGGQPIGLGCVYPAHVQTIANQLSARHLKWKAYMEDMGNDTTREARACGHAVIGQRDPTERATPTDQYAAKHNPFVYFHSIIDDTVSCQRNVVPLTALGADLSSARRTPSYSFISPSLCHDGHDRPCKSGEPGGLVSANEFLSHWVPIITHSPAFRDGGLLIVTFDEAASADASACCNEPSGPNTNLPGAHGPGGGRIGAVLMSPFIKPGTVSDVPYNHYSMLRSVEDLFGLEHLGYAGEKGLASFGPDIYRKTTAGR, encoded by the coding sequence ATGCTCAGTCGTCTGATTCGCAATGCTGTCACCGGTGGTACGTGCGCGTTGTCGGTCCTCATGCCGGCGCCACGCACGTATCACCCGCCGCCGATCAAGCACGTATTCATCATCGTCCTCGAAAACCAGTCTTTCGAAACCACGTTCGGCGCGGACACCCAGATCCCGTACCTGGCCGACAGCATGACGAAGGCAGGGGCATTCCTCCGTCAGTACTACGGAACCGGCCACCTGAGTCTCGATAACTACATAACGATGATTTCAGGGCTCGCGCCGAATCCGGCGACACAGGCCGACTGCGGCCGCTACGTGGAATTCGTCGAGACCGGAATGGCACCCGGCGGCCAACCTATCGGACTCGGCTGCGTCTATCCCGCGCACGTTCAGACGATCGCGAATCAGCTGTCCGCACGACACCTGAAGTGGAAAGCGTACATGGAAGACATGGGCAATGACACGACGCGTGAAGCGCGCGCCTGCGGACACGCCGTAATCGGACAACGCGACCCGACGGAGCGTGCCACGCCGACCGATCAGTATGCGGCGAAGCACAATCCGTTCGTGTATTTCCATTCGATCATCGATGACACTGTGTCCTGTCAGCGCAACGTCGTTCCGCTTACCGCGCTCGGCGCAGATTTGAGCTCGGCACGGCGGACGCCGAGCTACAGCTTCATCTCACCCAGTCTCTGTCACGACGGACACGATCGCCCGTGCAAGAGCGGTGAGCCGGGCGGATTGGTCTCGGCCAATGAATTTCTGAGCCACTGGGTACCGATCATTACGCACTCACCGGCATTTCGCGACGGCGGATTGCTCATCGTGACGTTCGACGAGGCGGCGAGCGCGGATGCGTCCGCGTGCTGCAACGAGCCGTCCGGGCCAAATACCAATCTTCCCGGCGCTCACGGCCCTGGCGGTGGTCGCATCGGCGCCGTGTTGATGTCGCCGTTCATCAAGCCGGGGACGGTATCAGATGTGCCGTACAACCATTATTCCATGCTTCGCAGTGTCGAGGACCTGTTCGGCCTGGAGCACCTCGGCTACGCCGGCGAAAAGGGCCTCGCGAGCTTTGGTCCGGACATCTACCGCAAGACCACGGCGGGCCGGTAA
- a CDS encoding 50S ribosomal protein L23, translated as MATMFRTIVRPIMTEKTSAAYQDRQEYTFEVSPDSNKTAIRQAIEKLFGVTVTGVQTMNCRGRTRRVGQSVGKRANWKKAIVTLKQGDTIDIFEG; from the coding sequence ATGGCAACAATGTTCCGCACCATCGTTCGTCCGATCATGACCGAGAAGACTTCGGCGGCCTATCAGGATCGCCAGGAGTACACGTTCGAGGTCTCGCCTGACTCGAACAAGACGGCGATCAGACAGGCAATCGAGAAGCTCTTCGGCGTGACCGTGACTGGCGTGCAGACGATGAACTGCCGCGGCAGAACACGTCGCGTTGGCCAGTCGGTCGGCAAGCGCGCGAATTGGAAAAAGGCCATCGTGACGCTGAAGCAGGGCGACACGATCGACATCTTCGAGGGTTAA
- the fusA gene encoding elongation factor G: MARHTPLEHYRNIGIMAHIDAGKTTTTERILYYTGKSHKIGEVHEGTATMDWMEQEQERGITITSAATTAFWRRHGQSDEQGTGPEYRINIIDTPGHVDFTVEVERSLRVLDGAVTLLDSVAGVEPQTETVWRQGDRYGVPRLIFANKMDRTGADFERCMRMIRDRLSKESYPIQLPVGSGDTFTGHIDVIERKQYIFDDESLGKKFEVVDVPEKFRAAVEEARHAVIEAAVSHDEPLLEKYLGGAELSDEEIRHAIRVATIGGHIVPVLCGASFKNKGVQALLDAVIDYMPSPLDVPPVEGHIPDHNELVETREVSDDAPFAGLAFKIATDPFVGKLTFFRVYSGVLQSGSYVYNATKGKRERIGRLLQMHSNKREEIEEVHCGDIAAAIGLRDTRTGDTLTMEEQPIVLEAMKFPAPVIDVAIEPKTKADQDKLAIALQKLAEEDPTFRVHSDPETNQTIISGMGELHLEIIVDRMQREFKVDANIGRPQVAYRETIKKRVDKVEGKFIRQSGGKGQYGHVVINVMPAEQGQGFVFEDKIVGGVIPREFINPIEAGIKEALEGGVIAGYPMVDVKVELVYGSYHDVDSSEMAFKIAGSMAVKDGARKAGAIILEPIMKVEVVSPNDYMGDVLGDLSSRRGRIGGMNQRGEAQVIDAQVPLAEMFGYSTKLRSMSQGRAVYSMEFSHYEEVPKAAAEEIMSKAKK; the protein is encoded by the coding sequence ATGGCTCGCCACACCCCGCTCGAACATTATCGCAACATCGGCATCATGGCTCACATCGATGCTGGTAAGACGACCACGACCGAGCGCATCCTTTATTACACCGGTAAGTCGCACAAAATCGGTGAAGTCCATGAAGGCACTGCCACCATGGACTGGATGGAGCAGGAGCAGGAGCGTGGCATCACGATCACGTCTGCCGCGACTACCGCTTTCTGGCGCCGTCACGGGCAGAGCGATGAGCAGGGAACCGGTCCCGAATACCGCATCAACATCATCGATACCCCTGGGCACGTCGATTTCACGGTCGAAGTCGAGCGCTCGTTGCGCGTGCTCGACGGTGCAGTCACGCTCCTGGATTCGGTCGCTGGTGTCGAGCCACAGACGGAGACCGTGTGGCGCCAGGGCGATCGCTATGGTGTTCCGCGGCTGATCTTCGCCAACAAGATGGACCGTACGGGCGCTGATTTCGAGCGTTGCATGCGAATGATCCGCGATCGTCTCTCGAAAGAGTCGTATCCGATCCAGCTGCCTGTCGGTTCGGGTGATACGTTCACGGGCCACATCGACGTCATCGAGCGCAAGCAGTACATCTTCGACGACGAATCACTCGGCAAGAAGTTCGAGGTTGTCGACGTACCCGAGAAGTTCAGGGCTGCGGTCGAAGAAGCACGTCACGCTGTGATCGAGGCTGCAGTCTCGCATGACGAGCCGTTGCTCGAGAAATATCTCGGTGGCGCGGAGCTGAGCGACGAGGAGATTCGTCACGCGATCCGCGTTGCGACCATTGGCGGTCACATCGTTCCAGTGTTGTGCGGCGCCTCGTTCAAGAACAAGGGCGTTCAGGCGTTGCTCGATGCAGTCATCGATTACATGCCGTCCCCGCTCGACGTTCCGCCCGTCGAAGGTCATATCCCCGACCACAACGAGCTGGTCGAGACGCGCGAAGTTTCCGACGACGCACCGTTCGCAGGTCTCGCGTTCAAGATCGCGACCGATCCATTCGTCGGTAAGCTGACGTTCTTCCGTGTGTACTCGGGCGTGCTGCAGAGTGGCTCGTACGTGTACAACGCGACCAAGGGCAAGCGTGAGCGCATCGGCCGTCTGTTGCAGATGCACTCGAACAAGCGCGAGGAGATCGAGGAAGTGCATTGCGGCGACATCGCCGCTGCCATCGGACTTCGCGACACGCGGACCGGCGACACGCTGACGATGGAAGAGCAGCCGATCGTTCTGGAAGCGATGAAGTTTCCGGCTCCCGTCATCGACGTTGCAATCGAGCCGAAGACCAAGGCCGATCAGGACAAGCTCGCGATCGCGTTGCAGAAGCTTGCCGAAGAAGATCCGACGTTCCGCGTGCATTCCGATCCGGAAACGAATCAGACGATCATTTCCGGAATGGGAGAGCTGCACCTCGAGATCATCGTCGATCGCATGCAGCGTGAGTTCAAGGTCGATGCGAACATCGGCCGGCCGCAGGTTGCGTATCGCGAGACGATCAAGAAGCGCGTCGACAAGGTTGAAGGAAAGTTCATTCGTCAGTCTGGCGGCAAGGGGCAGTACGGACACGTTGTAATCAACGTGATGCCCGCCGAGCAGGGCCAGGGATTCGTGTTCGAGGACAAGATCGTCGGCGGCGTGATTCCGCGCGAGTTCATCAACCCGATCGAAGCTGGTATCAAGGAAGCGCTCGAGGGCGGTGTCATCGCCGGATATCCGATGGTGGACGTGAAGGTCGAGCTGGTATACGGTTCGTATCACGACGTCGATTCGAGCGAAATGGCGTTCAAGATCGCAGGCTCGATGGCGGTGAAGGACGGCGCACGCAAGGCGGGTGCGATCATTCTCGAGCCGATCATGAAGGTCGAAGTTGTTTCGCCGAACGATTACATGGGCGATGTGCTCGGTGATCTTTCGTCCCGTCGCGGTCGCATCGGCGGAATGAATCAGCGCGGTGAGGCGCAGGTGATCGATGCGCAGGTGCCACTAGCAGAGATGTTTGGATATTCAACCAAGCTTCGCTCGATGTCGCAGGGTCGCGCGGTTTATTCGATGGAGTTCAGTCATTACGAGGAAGTCCCGAAGGCCGCAGCGGAAGAGATCATGAGCAAGGCGAAGAAATAG
- the rplB gene encoding 50S ribosomal protein L2, which translates to MAIRQFKPVTKSSRFRSVSDFAEITRSTPEKSLIEPLPKSGGRDNHGHIAMRRIGGGHKRQYRKIDFKRNKFAMPAIVEHIEYDPNRSARIALVRYEDGEKRYILHPKGLSVGDTVISGPGSDTRIGNAVPLREMPLGTDVHNIELKPGKGGQMARSAGMSAQVVAKEGEYVTLKLGSSEVRLVHGMCMATVGIVGNAEHELLSHGKAGKSRWLGKRPKVRGEVMNPVDHPHGGRTRGGRNVVSPWGKKEGVKTRHSKKPSTRLIVRGRRRGKATQS; encoded by the coding sequence ATGGCAATTCGTCAGTTCAAGCCGGTCACGAAGAGCTCGCGTTTCCGCTCCGTGTCGGACTTCGCCGAGATCACGCGCAGCACGCCTGAGAAGTCGCTCATCGAGCCGCTTCCCAAGTCGGGCGGGCGCGACAATCACGGCCACATAGCTATGCGTCGCATCGGCGGCGGTCACAAGCGTCAGTATCGCAAGATCGATTTCAAGCGCAACAAGTTCGCGATGCCCGCGATCGTGGAGCACATCGAGTACGATCCCAACCGCTCGGCGCGCATCGCGCTGGTGCGTTACGAGGACGGCGAGAAGCGCTACATCCTGCATCCCAAGGGACTGAGCGTCGGCGATACCGTGATTTCGGGACCTGGTTCCGACACGCGTATCGGCAACGCGGTTCCGCTGCGCGAGATGCCGCTTGGTACCGACGTGCACAACATCGAGCTCAAGCCCGGCAAGGGCGGCCAGATGGCACGCTCCGCCGGAATGTCGGCGCAGGTCGTGGCGAAGGAAGGCGAGTACGTGACGCTCAAGCTCGGCTCGTCCGAGGTTCGGCTGGTTCACGGGATGTGCATGGCGACGGTCGGCATCGTCGGCAACGCCGAGCACGAGTTGTTGTCGCATGGAAAGGCAGGCAAGTCGCGCTGGCTGGGCAAGCGTCCGAAGGTGCGCGGTGAAGTGATGAACCCGGTGGATCACCCGCATGGTGGTCGTACGCGCGGCGGACGTAACGTCGTGTCGCCGTGGGGCAAGAAGGAAGGCGTGAAGACACGCCATTCGAAGAAGCCGTCAACACGGCTAATCGTGCGCGGCCGTCGCCGCGGTAAGGCGACGCAGTCTTAA
- the rplP gene encoding 50S ribosomal protein L16 yields the protein MLSPKRVKFRKMFKGRTKGLATRGSKVSFGDFGLQALEPGWVTNRQIEAARVALTRHIKRGGKVWIRIFPDKPITKKPAETRMGKGKGSPEGWVAVVKPGRVMFELEGVTLEIAQKAMALAAAKLSVKTKFVKREEAHSDEG from the coding sequence ATGCTCAGTCCGAAGCGGGTAAAGTTCCGCAAGATGTTCAAGGGTCGCACGAAGGGATTGGCGACCCGTGGATCGAAGGTTTCGTTCGGCGATTTCGGCCTCCAGGCACTGGAGCCAGGCTGGGTCACGAACCGGCAGATCGAAGCCGCTCGTGTGGCGCTCACGCGTCACATCAAGCGCGGCGGAAAGGTGTGGATTCGCATCTTCCCCGACAAGCCGATCACGAAGAAGCCGGCAGAAACGCGCATGGGCAAGGGTAAGGGCTCACCCGAAGGTTGGGTTGCCGTTGTGAAGCCTGGCCGTGTGATGTTCGAGCTGGAAGGTGTGACGCTCGAGATCGCGCAGAAGGCGATGGCGCTTGCTGCGGCGAAGCTCAGTGTGAAGACGAAGTTCGTGAAGCGTGAGGAGGCGCATTCAGATGAAGGCTAA
- the rplC gene encoding 50S ribosomal protein L3, with amino-acid sequence MIGIIGRKLGMTQIFNEQGQQIPCTVVEATPNPVLLVTSKEESGFASVQLGFGTQRVARDSKQNERTPRGRRANKAEIGHAKKAGLDAPPHTLKSFRIDDAPGKDPEIPTYNVGDMIDISIFAPGDTVKVTGTTKGRGFQGVVKRWGFGGGPNTHGNTKHRRPGSIGPGTDPSRVIKGKKMPGRYGDERHTQTHLRVEKIDMERNLIYIRGSIAGPRSGIVMIRKQA; translated from the coding sequence ATGATTGGAATCATCGGCAGAAAGCTGGGCATGACCCAGATATTCAACGAGCAGGGCCAGCAGATTCCCTGCACGGTCGTCGAGGCGACACCCAATCCGGTGTTGCTCGTGACCAGCAAGGAAGAGTCGGGCTTCGCATCGGTGCAGCTCGGTTTCGGCACGCAGCGCGTTGCGCGCGATTCGAAGCAGAACGAGCGCACGCCGCGCGGCCGCCGCGCGAACAAGGCTGAGATCGGTCATGCGAAGAAGGCCGGCCTCGATGCGCCGCCGCACACGCTCAAGTCGTTCCGCATCGACGACGCGCCTGGCAAGGATCCCGAGATCCCGACTTACAACGTCGGCGACATGATCGACATTTCGATCTTTGCGCCGGGCGATACGGTCAAGGTCACGGGCACCACAAAGGGTCGCGGCTTCCAGGGCGTTGTGAAGCGCTGGGGCTTTGGCGGCGGACCGAACACGCACGGCAACACCAAGCATCGTCGTCCTGGCTCGATCGGACCTGGTACGGATCCGTCCCGCGTCATCAAGGGCAAGAAGATGCCCGGCCGTTATGGTGACGAGCGCCACACGCAGACGCATCTCCGCGTCGAGAAGATCGACATGGAGCGTAACCTGATCTACATCCGCGGCAGCATCGCCGGTCCCCGCAGCGGGATCGTGATGATCCGCAAGCAGGCTTAA
- the rpsQ gene encoding 30S ribosomal protein S17, giving the protein MADMTNGAGSSQRTQLGTETRNARKVRTGTVVSDKMEKTVVVAIERRVKHPVYGKMMTRTKKLKAHDEENSAKLGDTVRIMETRPLSKDKRFRVVEIVERAR; this is encoded by the coding sequence ATGGCTGATATGACTAACGGCGCCGGTTCGTCCCAGCGCACACAGCTCGGGACGGAGACACGTAACGCGCGCAAGGTGCGCACGGGTACGGTCGTGAGCGACAAGATGGAGAAGACCGTGGTGGTCGCCATCGAGCGCCGCGTGAAGCACCCTGTTTATGGCAAGATGATGACGCGTACCAAGAAGCTCAAAGCTCATGACGAGGAGAACTCGGCCAAGCTGGGCGATACGGTACGGATCATGGAGACGCGCCCGTTGTCGAAGGACAAGCGCTTCCGAGTGGTCGAGATCGTCGAGCGCGCACGCTAA
- the rpsC gene encoding 30S ribosomal protein S3 — MGQKTHPIGFRLGVSKNWRSRYYANRDMPAMLKEDALLRKYLHARLGHAAISDVTIERKPGKVVVTIHTGRPGVVIGKKGTEVDQLRDELSRLSGKEVGINVEEIKRPELDAQLVADNIANQLAQRISFRRAMKRAVQSSMRMGAQGIKVKCGGRLGGAEIARVEGYHEGRVPLQTLRADIDYATSTAKTTYGTIGVKVWIFKGEIVEDRRGKTYSTDA; from the coding sequence ATGGGACAGAAGACACATCCAATCGGCTTTCGCCTTGGTGTCTCGAAGAACTGGCGGTCGCGCTACTACGCGAATCGCGACATGCCTGCGATGCTCAAGGAGGACGCACTCCTCCGCAAGTATCTGCACGCGCGTCTCGGCCACGCCGCGATCTCCGACGTCACGATCGAGCGCAAGCCTGGCAAGGTAGTGGTGACGATTCACACCGGTCGTCCGGGCGTCGTCATCGGAAAGAAGGGAACTGAAGTCGATCAGCTGCGTGACGAGCTGAGCCGTCTGTCGGGCAAGGAAGTCGGGATCAACGTCGAGGAGATCAAGCGTCCTGAACTGGATGCCCAGCTCGTCGCCGACAACATCGCGAATCAGCTTGCTCAACGCATCTCGTTCCGCCGCGCGATGAAGCGCGCGGTGCAGAGCTCGATGCGGATGGGCGCTCAGGGAATCAAGGTCAAGTGCGGCGGCCGTCTTGGCGGCGCCGAGATCGCGCGTGTCGAGGGATATCACGAGGGTCGTGTTCCTCTCCAGACGCTGCGCGCCGACATCGATTACGCGACTTCAACCGCGAAGACGACCTACGGCACCATTGGTGTGAAGGTCTGGATCTTCAAGGGTGAGATCGTTGAAGATCGTCGTGGCAAGACTTACTCGACGGATGCGTAA
- the rpmC gene encoding 50S ribosomal protein L29, with the protein MKANEIREMIDSDVVAKINELEEERFRLTFRSGTETLENPLRLRFIRRDIARLKTVQNERKQKNG; encoded by the coding sequence ATGAAGGCTAACGAAATCCGCGAGATGATCGATTCTGACGTCGTCGCGAAGATCAACGAGCTGGAGGAAGAGCGCTTCCGACTGACGTTCCGCTCTGGAACCGAGACGTTGGAAAATCCGCTACGCCTGCGGTTCATCCGGCGCGACATCGCGCGGCTCAAGACGGTGCAGAACGAGAGGAAGCAGAAGAATGGCTGA